The window aaggaactagaaaatcaaacataCCCAAaacccacaacaaaagaaaaaccccagaacagacaaataaagccaaaacaaaaacacacagggtcacaATTTAACAGCAAACTGCAGTTGTATAAGGTTGATGCGTGAAGCTCTGCAGCCGCACCACGTTTCATCTATAGCACAATAAAGTGGAAAGTTAAGGAAGATCCTACAATGCGTTATTTTATATGTGAGAAAATCGTGCTACTTAAAATAGGAGTTGGCAGTGTGGAAGAGAACTACATTTCCCACAATGCCACGGTAGCGTCTGTAACAAGGAAGCGGGTTGTTTATGAGAACAAGAACCAGAACAGCTAGcaagcagacagagagagagcgatgTTGCAATAATAATTATTAGGCTGTCGATAAATAGTTATTTTCCAAGCAATATCGAATATTATTGAATGTAATTGACACGTTTTTGCAGTGACAATGAACGAGATTTTCTCGTATGAGAGTTTGGTTCATGCTTTATCAGGAGCAGTGGTAAGTGGATTTCAGTTTCATTCGTTGCTGCTGTCTTAAGTGAGTTGCTACAGGGTCACTACGCATTAAAAAGCTCAGTTCAAAATGACAATTTTTCAATGCCAAATGTACCCAAATGTAAATGCTGCATAACTTAGCTGTAAATTTGGAAGTGTGTAGACCAACCTTCTAATGTGGCGAAatgtagttttacacaaaacCGATTAAACATACCAAATTGAATATTGATTTGTAATCTCATACAGAAAATATCTTATTTTAGATATCACTGTATGCTTTAAGCTGTTCATATGTATTTGCCTGTAACTTGCTCAATATATATGTCTCATTCCAGTGATTTCTTACTCTTTCAGGGAAGTGTGACTGCAATGACAGTTTTCTTCCCCCTTGATACTGCTAGGCTACGGCTCCAGGGTAAGACAGCAGAAATCACAGTCTAATTTGCAGAAGTGTAAtgtttttactaaaaaaaaaaaaaaatctgtttgtcATGTGTTCAGTGGATGAAAACAGGAAAGCCAAATCAACTCCAGCTGTTCTGGCGGAAATTGTGAAAGAGGAAGGCCTGTGagtgaaataatgaaattctctaCACGTTTCAAACCAAAactgttttaataaatttgcataCAGGCCCTCAAATGTCACAATCCAGTGTTTCTGCCAGTAGAAGGCTGATAAGATGTGCTCCTGTGTTTGCTTCCGCCCCTTCTCCAGGCTGGCTCCCTACAGAGGTTGGTTCCCCGTCATCTGCAGTCTGTGTTGTTCCAACTTTGTCTACTTCTACTGCTTTCACTGCCTCAAGGCTGGCTGGCTGAAAGGAAAACAGTCAGCACCAAGTACTGACTTGATCATAGGCATCGCAGCAGGTGAAGTGGTCACTGACAAGAAATACCATTTAATTTCATATGAGTCCCACAAATGTTCCTGAGAGTGACCAGCATCAACTTTCTTCTAGTAGCCCATTCTGCCCAGTGTATACCAGTAACTTTCATTGTGCAAACTGTGTTGCACTGTGTTTACGAGCATCCGTCTTAACTGTGCCACTCGCATGGCCCTGTGAGTTTGAGACAATCCAGGAACATTTGTGAATGCTAAAGCTAACCACAGTCAGTGCTTGTTTAGGTGACGCTGTTGCACCCAAAGATTTGAGTTTCATCTCCTTCTTTGTCCCTCCAGGTGTTGTAAATGTACTTGTCACCACCCCTTTGTGGGTCGTCAATACCAGACTGAAGCTTCAGGGCTCCAAGTTTCGCAATGAAGACATCCGTCCCACCACCTACTCTGGGATTCTGGGTAAATGGCcatgcattttatttcttatGAATATTTATGCAAATGTTCTATCTATATATGTATACTAAAGATGCTCATGGCTTCTTTTTCGTTCTCTTTTGTTTccaaattgttttgattttgcaGACGCATTTGTGCAGATCATCCGTGACGAGGGTGTAGGATCATTGTGGAATGGGACCTTCCCTTCcctgctgctggtgctgaaCCCAGCTATCCAGTTCATGATTTATGAGGGCCTGAAGAGGAAGCTGAGGAGAGGCATTCCCAAGGAGgtgagtgagagaaagagaagtaAGAGTACACAGACATTATCTAATAATCTATTATGCATACGTTTGGTAATTCTGTTTGTGTGACTTGTTGGTTTAAAATAGTGGCCGGGCTTAGCATGTGTGTCAGCTCTTTGAGATAGTTTTGCAGGCCACCAGAGCTTTTGTTGATATATTTATCAGCTAAGGAAAAACCTGGTGGTCACAGTAAAGGGTAGAATGAATGTAACTTTCCCACTCACTCAAGCAAGCATATTCCTCATACCTTTAGGATAAGATTGTTCCTCTGATGACACATGTTTGCACAAAAGCTccaggtttttctttcttcccaaAGCTGTCATCACTGGAGGTCTTTGTGATCGGTGCCATTGCCAAAGCTGTCGCCACCACTGTTACATACCCACTGCAGACCATACAGTCAATTCTCAGGGTATGTCTGCATCATATGTTGTTCACTTTTAAAATGCCACACATATTGTTGTTCAGAATTTGaatttgtgtttgtatgtgtaacAAAGAAACCCTTAACCTCAGCGGTGTGTTTTATTATGCTTTTGTTCAATTACCACAGTTTGGACAGTACAACACGCCATCAGAGAGGTCAAAGCTGCTGACCAGTCTCAGAACTATCAAGTGTCTGCTGGTCAACAGGGTGAGGTAGGTGTATACATATTTACCTACTTACAGTGCAAAGGACCAATGTGAAGTATGCAGTATATGTGACTTCAAGCACTTGCTTAAGATTTGCAAGACTTTTCTggcaataaaatgttttaaaaaaggacaaatcCTAAATGTAGTTTTGTTCCATCCTCATTAGAATGTGCTTGCTTTTGGGTGATTCCATTTAAAATGTCACAGGTGGTAACCTAGAGCATGTTTAGTCAACATGACTTAAGATAATTATGAAGAACAAGATGAAAAACACATCTCCATTACTCCCCTGGTCAGCTTTGGTATTTATTTGAAATCTGCATACAGAAGCTGCTCTGGTTTCGTGCCACAGCTGAAAGCATTGCTATGCATTACTGCACAGATCTGTATTGATTATTTCCAAATAACTGTACAATCGACCCAAGGAACTGTTAGATTTATTATATCCAGCATATAGATTATTGCCTAACAAGTGAAAAATCTCTGGTTCAGTCCCAGGAGgagtaaaaatctgccaaatcacaTATGCAGCACTGTGGTGACTCCTTGTGAATATGGGAGTAGCCGAAATTATCTGTATATCCAGCATAAAGATTAATATCTGGGTCCGGATAATATATCATCTGCATTAGTGAATATTAATAATTTTGCTCTTTCACTTATTGCAATTTAACATTTCCATGCTGGTTTTCTGCTGTAGGAAGTATGGCATGTTGGGTCTTTTTAAAGGCCTCGAAGCCAAGCTTCTGCAGACGGTGCTGACTGCTGCTCTCATGTTCCTTCTCTATGAGAAGATCGCCAGTTGCACCTTCAGAGTCATGGGACTAAGCAACAACCACTACAAGAGGCGCTAGCTACAAAGACACTTAACCATCCTGGACACTTGACCACGGTAAAGGACAAAGGAACTGTGTAAATCATGGCTGACAGTCCGTATGAATGATGGAGGCTTTAACTCACTGGACACctgtcacttttttaaaaaggtgaatCAACAATGATGACCTCACCTTCTTTAATCCATTCAATAAAACATTACAAACTCAAGTTTGTCTCTGTGGGTTCTGTCTCTAAATCATCCATAGATACAAGGGAGCACCAAGATCTGGGTTACCACACGGCATTGTCTCATCActttatatacacacagataGCAAGTCCTTAGTGGACCTGACTGTACAAATTGCTGTTTACCAGCCACAGAACTGAAAAGCTAAGTGTGATGATACAAAAAGATATTTACAAAACATAAGTACAAGAGCTCACTTCAAACCAGTTTTATTAACGTCATAAACGTTAACATGGACGTGTGATTCAGTTGATAAGCTGAGTTTTCaattaactgtttttaaatacaGCTCA is drawn from Archocentrus centrarchus isolate MPI-CPG fArcCen1 chromosome 8, fArcCen1, whole genome shotgun sequence and contains these coding sequences:
- the slc25a17 gene encoding peroxisomal membrane protein PMP34, whose translation is MNEIFSYESLVHALSGAVGSVTAMTVFFPLDTARLRLQVDENRKAKSTPAVLAEIVKEEGLLAPYRGWFPVICSLCCSNFVYFYCFHCLKAGWLKGKQSAPSTDLIIGIAAGVVNVLVTTPLWVVNTRLKLQGSKFRNEDIRPTTYSGILDAFVQIIRDEGVGSLWNGTFPSLLLVLNPAIQFMIYEGLKRKLRRGIPKELSSLEVFVIGAIAKAVATTVTYPLQTIQSILRFGQYNTPSERSKLLTSLRTIKCLLVNRVRKYGMLGLFKGLEAKLLQTVLTAALMFLLYEKIASCTFRVMGLSNNHYKRR